One part of the Pannonibacter sp. XCT-53 genome encodes these proteins:
- a CDS encoding SDR family NAD(P)-dependent oxidoreductase, whose product MPRPDPNSIVLTGASGGIGTALALEYAAPGRVLLLVARDPDRLQALAAAVEARGAQAEWAAIDVRDRAALRSALAAFDARHPVDLVLANAGVTGGLGPDRSREPDAASDRQFDINLGGVVNTVTALVEPMRLRGRGQIALVASLAGLRALPDMPSYSASKAAVVAYGHSLRGWLKPFGVSVTILCPGFVTSPMSARHKGAKPFEISAEDAARRMRRAIERRAAIHAFPLLLATGIYLQGLLPPKLADLFMKGFEAEIDPDPRFERE is encoded by the coding sequence GTGCCCCGTCCCGATCCGAACTCCATCGTCCTGACGGGTGCCAGCGGCGGCATCGGCACGGCGCTCGCGCTGGAGTATGCCGCCCCGGGCCGCGTGCTGCTGCTCGTCGCCCGCGATCCCGACCGGCTGCAGGCACTGGCGGCGGCGGTGGAGGCACGCGGGGCGCAGGCCGAATGGGCCGCCATCGACGTGCGGGACCGGGCGGCCCTCCGGTCGGCGCTCGCCGCCTTTGACGCGCGCCATCCCGTCGATCTGGTGCTGGCCAATGCAGGCGTCACCGGCGGTCTTGGACCTGACCGCTCGCGCGAGCCCGATGCCGCCTCGGACCGGCAGTTCGACATCAATCTGGGAGGCGTCGTCAACACGGTCACGGCGCTGGTCGAGCCGATGCGCCTGCGCGGCCGCGGGCAGATCGCGCTGGTGGCCTCGCTGGCGGGGCTGCGCGCCCTGCCGGACATGCCCTCCTACAGCGCCTCCAAGGCCGCCGTGGTCGCCTATGGCCATTCCCTGCGCGGCTGGCTGAAGCCCTTCGGCGTGTCGGTCACGATCCTGTGCCCGGGCTTTGTCACCTCGCCCATGTCCGCCCGGCACAAGGGGGCCAAACCCTTCGAGATCTCCGCCGAAGATGCCGCCCGCCGCATGCGCCGGGCCATCGAGCGCCGCGCCGCGATCCATGCCTTCCCGCTGCTGCTGGCCACCGGCATCTACCTGCAGGGCCTGCTGCCCCCCAAGCTCGCCGACCTGTTCATGAAGGGCTTCGAGGCTGAAATCGACCCCGATCCGCGGTTCGAGCGGGAGTAG
- a CDS encoding capsular polysaccharide export protein, LipB/KpsS family, with protein sequence MTGAPAKADRPASLMRLRLDLCDPALEPLRPDLSDLVRDPQGPLAAAVSPEADRPGSGAGRAQAVTSRATRPSARPRRRVLASGLDPAAYARARREALATGGLVVLVFPGPFGVQPPSPYPHVLGCVPVPARVLPLAETPDTALLSALRALAPADGGRALAAWRAARPDPWYRHGALEAPPAGAFGLDLRQLQPRDQPGPGEYRLVADGDGAYAPCSDTRARLLRAQPSPGSPLGWLEAASGITTDDASLALHVLLSGLRLARAPAGSVAALVAAAPDRDDLLTVLASQGLAWLEPYRRSAVSLQDGLDIAATLEQAHRSNALPSYCLGVQRWNHAAIRATFSGADDSVTFCDTLEAAIEGARKTGGRLLSWASRTTPEIEAAAAAAGLELLRIEDGFLRSVGLGAGLARGASLAVDADGIYYEPSRPSALERLLMQAELTPAQRARGQALRQAIVAARVSKYNFGASRRYAFPKDRPVVLVPGQVADDAAVRRSTSATIDCAHTPNVNVDLLRLARSRNPDAWLVFKPHPDVETGLRKGRIEEAELAGLADFVARDADIIDLIEAVDRVETFSSLSGFEALLRGRPVTTHGLPFYAGWGLSTDLTPCARRGRPRDIDELVYLALVVYTRCIDPVTLRPCRPEDVIARLVEQRRSRRHRLTADALCHLSWLGRKLGL encoded by the coding sequence GTGACCGGCGCACCCGCGAAGGCCGACAGGCCGGCCTCCCTCATGCGGCTCAGGCTCGACCTCTGCGATCCGGCGCTGGAGCCGCTGCGGCCGGACCTCAGCGACCTTGTCCGCGATCCGCAGGGACCGCTCGCCGCCGCGGTCTCTCCCGAGGCCGACCGGCCCGGTTCCGGTGCGGGGCGTGCGCAGGCTGTAACGAGCCGTGCCACGCGCCCCTCCGCCCGTCCGCGCCGCCGGGTGCTGGCCAGTGGCCTCGATCCGGCTGCCTATGCGAGGGCCCGGCGCGAGGCGCTGGCGACCGGCGGCCTCGTGGTGCTGGTGTTTCCCGGTCCCTTCGGGGTGCAGCCGCCGAGCCCCTATCCGCATGTGCTTGGCTGCGTCCCCGTGCCGGCACGCGTGCTGCCGCTCGCCGAAACGCCCGACACCGCGCTGCTGTCCGCCCTGCGGGCGCTGGCCCCCGCCGACGGGGGCAGGGCGCTGGCCGCCTGGCGTGCCGCGCGTCCCGACCCCTGGTACCGGCACGGCGCGCTGGAGGCACCGCCCGCCGGTGCGTTCGGCCTCGACCTGCGCCAGCTGCAGCCGCGGGATCAACCCGGCCCCGGGGAGTATCGTCTGGTGGCCGACGGCGATGGCGCCTATGCGCCCTGCAGCGACACCCGTGCGAGGCTGCTGCGCGCGCAGCCGTCACCGGGCAGCCCGCTCGGCTGGCTGGAAGCGGCCTCCGGCATCACCACCGACGATGCCTCCCTGGCGCTGCATGTGCTGTTGTCCGGCCTGCGGCTGGCGCGCGCGCCGGCCGGCTCGGTCGCCGCGCTCGTTGCCGCCGCACCGGACCGGGATGACCTTCTGACCGTGCTTGCGAGCCAGGGCCTTGCCTGGCTTGAACCCTACCGCCGCAGCGCGGTGTCGCTGCAGGACGGGCTGGACATTGCCGCGACGCTGGAACAGGCGCACCGCAGCAATGCCCTGCCATCCTACTGCCTCGGGGTGCAGCGCTGGAACCATGCGGCGATCCGCGCCACCTTCTCCGGTGCCGATGACAGCGTCACCTTCTGCGACACGCTGGAGGCGGCCATCGAGGGGGCCCGGAAGACCGGCGGCCGTCTGCTCTCCTGGGCAAGCCGCACCACGCCCGAGATCGAGGCTGCGGCGGCTGCGGCCGGTCTGGAGCTCTTGCGCATCGAGGACGGCTTCCTGCGTTCGGTCGGCCTCGGCGCCGGGCTGGCGCGGGGGGCCTCGCTGGCGGTCGATGCGGACGGGATCTACTACGAGCCGTCCCGACCGAGCGCGCTGGAGCGGCTGCTGATGCAGGCGGAGCTGACGCCGGCGCAGCGCGCCCGGGGTCAGGCCTTGCGCCAGGCCATCGTGGCCGCCCGGGTGAGCAAGTACAATTTCGGCGCCAGCCGCCGCTACGCGTTTCCGAAGGACCGGCCGGTGGTGCTGGTGCCGGGGCAGGTGGCCGATGATGCCGCCGTGCGTCGCTCCACCTCCGCCACCATCGACTGCGCCCACACGCCCAACGTCAATGTCGATCTGCTGCGCCTTGCGCGCAGCCGCAATCCGGACGCCTGGCTCGTGTTCAAGCCGCATCCCGATGTGGAGACCGGCCTGCGCAAGGGCCGCATCGAGGAGGCCGAGCTGGCGGGCCTGGCCGATTTCGTCGCCCGCGATGCCGACATCATCGACCTGATCGAGGCGGTTGACCGGGTCGAGACCTTTTCGTCGCTGTCGGGCTTCGAGGCGCTGCTCCGGGGCCGTCCGGTGACGACGCACGGTCTGCCCTTCTATGCCGGCTGGGGCCTCAGCACCGACCTGACCCCTTGCGCGCGGCGCGGACGGCCGCGCGACATCGACGAGCTGGTCTATCTGGCGCTGGTGGTCTACACCCGCTGCATCGACCCGGTGACGCTGAGGCCCTGCCGGCCGGAGGACGTGATCGCCCGGCTGGTGGAGCAGCGCCGCAGCCGCCGGCATCGGCTGACCGCCGATGCCCTGTGTCATCTCTCCTGGCTCGGCCGCAAGCTGGGCCTTTGA
- a CDS encoding capsule biosynthesis protein, with the protein MLGAVDLELADPPAQEARAAPDRRHILFLQGPLCPLYARMGALMRQAGHRVSRINFCPGDWLHWRSPDALSYRGQPEAFRHFIEDYLRQNAVTDLVLHGDQRIYHKAAIAAAGPLGLQIAVTELGYLRPGYLTLERDGLSTLSRFPDDPDAIRALAAEAPEADLEPLYPGSFALEAIPDMIYNLFNVFAGFAYPHYQRHTLYNPLVEYPAHGMRLLGKSRRDAAVASEQAVLFASGAAFFVLPLQLEGDFQLRAHSPYASFAEVIETVIASFAAQAPKASRLVLKSHPLDAGFERWPERTAAIADRHGVRDRVLFFDGGTLGPLFQRAAGVVTLNSTAGLEAMQAGCPVKTLVPAHFDIRGLTHAGPLDGFWTAPQRPDPELLEDYIRAIAAHIQVRGSIHNHAGLEAAARNMTARILDRALNRGAAHVTPPPRLARARALGVPL; encoded by the coding sequence ATGCTCGGGGCTGTGGATCTGGAACTGGCCGACCCGCCGGCGCAGGAGGCCCGGGCCGCACCGGACCGCCGGCACATCCTGTTCCTGCAGGGGCCGCTGTGCCCGCTCTATGCCCGCATGGGCGCGCTGATGCGCCAGGCCGGGCACCGCGTGTCCCGCATCAACTTCTGCCCCGGCGACTGGCTGCACTGGCGCAGCCCCGATGCCCTGTCCTATCGCGGACAGCCGGAGGCGTTCCGGCATTTCATCGAGGATTACCTGCGCCAGAACGCGGTCACCGATCTGGTGCTGCATGGCGACCAGCGGATCTATCACAAGGCGGCCATCGCGGCGGCGGGCCCGCTCGGCCTCCAGATCGCGGTGACCGAGCTTGGCTACCTGCGCCCCGGCTATCTGACCCTCGAGCGCGACGGCCTCTCCACCTTGAGCCGCTTCCCCGACGATCCCGATGCGATCCGGGCGCTGGCGGCCGAGGCGCCGGAGGCCGATCTGGAGCCGCTTTATCCGGGCTCCTTTGCCCTCGAGGCAATCCCGGACATGATCTACAATCTTTTCAATGTGTTCGCCGGCTTTGCCTATCCGCATTACCAGCGCCACACCCTGTACAACCCCCTCGTCGAGTATCCCGCGCACGGGATGCGTCTTCTCGGCAAGAGCCGCCGCGATGCGGCCGTTGCCAGCGAGCAGGCTGTGCTCTTTGCCAGCGGCGCCGCCTTCTTCGTGCTGCCGCTGCAGCTGGAAGGCGACTTCCAGCTCCGTGCCCATTCGCCCTACGCCAGCTTTGCCGAGGTGATCGAGACCGTCATCGCCTCCTTCGCCGCCCAGGCGCCGAAGGCCAGTCGTCTGGTGCTGAAGAGCCATCCGCTGGATGCCGGCTTCGAGCGCTGGCCGGAGCGGACGGCGGCGATTGCCGACCGGCACGGCGTGCGCGACAGGGTCCTGTTCTTCGACGGGGGGACGCTCGGGCCCCTGTTCCAGCGCGCTGCCGGTGTCGTGACCCTGAACAGCACCGCCGGGCTGGAAGCGATGCAGGCCGGCTGTCCCGTGAAGACGCTGGTGCCGGCTCATTTCGACATCCGCGGCCTGACCCATGCCGGCCCGCTCGACGGCTTCTGGACGGCGCCGCAGCGCCCGGACCCGGAGCTGCTTGAGGATTACATCCGGGCGATTGCGGCCCATATCCAGGTGCGCGGCTCGATCCACAACCATGCGGGTCTCGAGGCGGCGGCCCGCAACATGACCGCGCGCATTCTCGACCGCGCCCTGAACCGGGGGGCGGCGCATGTCACCCCGCCGCCGCGGCTCGCCCGGGCGCGGGCGCTCGGGGTGCCGCTGTGA
- a CDS encoding DUF6447 family protein: MSASDNTVTIDGKVYQLSALSAEAQNQLRNLQEVDRKIAMAKNEIETMTTWRTIHSHALKVELDKMA, from the coding sequence ATGAGCGCTTCGGACAACACCGTGACCATCGACGGCAAGGTCTACCAGCTCTCCGCCCTGAGCGCGGAAGCCCAGAACCAGCTGCGCAACCTGCAGGAAGTCGATCGCAAGATCGCCATGGCCAAGAACGAGATCGAGACCATGACGACCTGGCGCACGATCCACAGCCATGCGCTGAAGGTGGAACTGGACAAGATGGCCTGA
- a CDS encoding ATP-binding cassette domain-containing protein, whose amino-acid sequence MIRVVDLVKEYRHGHSTKRVLDGVNFEVRKGERLAVLGRNGAGKSTLVRLLGGLEYPTSGKIQCDMSLSWPLGLNGGFQGSLTGIDNMKFIARLYNRPYREVFDYVEYFSELGAYLAQPVKTYSSGMRARLAFGLSLAIDFDCYLIDEVIFVGDQRFHRKCKEEIFEKRSDRALLLVSHDAAILNDYCNGALVLHQGRSKFFQDISLALDIYNNL is encoded by the coding sequence GTGATCCGCGTCGTTGATCTCGTCAAGGAGTACCGTCACGGCCACAGCACCAAGCGGGTGCTGGACGGGGTGAACTTCGAGGTGCGCAAGGGCGAGCGCCTCGCCGTGCTCGGGCGCAACGGCGCCGGCAAGTCGACGCTGGTGCGCCTGCTCGGCGGGCTGGAATACCCCACCTCCGGCAAGATCCAGTGCGACATGAGCCTGTCCTGGCCGCTCGGCCTCAACGGCGGCTTCCAGGGCAGCCTCACCGGCATCGACAACATGAAGTTCATCGCACGGCTGTACAACCGGCCGTACCGCGAGGTCTTCGACTATGTGGAATACTTTTCCGAGCTGGGCGCCTATCTGGCGCAGCCGGTGAAAACCTATTCCTCGGGCATGCGGGCGCGCCTCGCCTTCGGCCTGTCGCTGGCCATCGACTTCGACTGCTATCTCATCGACGAGGTGATCTTCGTCGGCGACCAGCGCTTTCACCGCAAGTGCAAGGAAGAGATCTTCGAGAAGCGCTCCGACCGGGCGCTGCTGCTCGTCTCCCACGACGCCGCCATCCTGAACGACTACTGCAACGGCGCGCTGGTGCTGCATCAGGGGCGGTCGAAGTTTTTTCAGGATATTTCCCTCGCCCTCGACATCTACAACAACCTCTGA